One window of Quercus robur chromosome 5, dhQueRobu3.1, whole genome shotgun sequence genomic DNA carries:
- the LOC126727726 gene encoding uncharacterized protein LOC126727726, with the protein MALPILRFSDEDKVGTIQPHDDALVVTLRIRGYDVKRVLANQDSAVEVMYPDLYKGLKLRPEDLTAYDSPLVSFEGKTVTPKGQIRLPIQTGLDIVEVDFIIVDAYLPYTAIVARPWLHVLGAVSLTLHQKVKYPSEGRVKEVIGDQAMSQQCMVSAISQRPSAEPSTENGL; encoded by the coding sequence ATGGCCTTGCCCATACTTagattctcggacgaggataaaGTTGGAACCATCCAGCCCCACGACGATGCTCTAGTCGTCACACTCAGGATTAGGGGatatgacgtgaagagggtgctAGCCAATCAAGACAGTGCCGTGGAggtaatgtaccccgacctatacaaggggctgaagcTGAGACCGGAAGACTTGACAGCATACGACTCCCCTTTGGTAAGCTTTGAAGGGAAAACTGTTACTCCGAAAGGCCAAATTAGGTTGCCTATACAAACAGGCTTGGACATAGTAGAGGTGGACTTCATAATAGTGGACGCGTATTTGCCCTACACCGCCATTGTAgctagaccttggcttcatgtcCTAGGGGCTGTATCCTTAACCTTACACCAAAAGGTGAAGTACCCGTCGGAGGGTCGGGTTAAAGAAGTGATAGGGGACCAAGCCATGTCCCAACAATGCATGGTGTCCGCCATCTCGCAACGGCCGAGTGCCGAGCCCTCTACCGAGAATGGCTTATAG
- the LOC126727727 gene encoding uncharacterized protein LOC126727727 has protein sequence MSSPKADEVLFAYIAVAPHAVSLVLIRMDNDIQWPVYYMSKSLHKAEIRYLPLEKAILAIIRVTRKLPHYFQAHTVVVLTQLPLRLILQSADYTGRIAKWGTIFGAFDIRYMPRNAVKGQVLADLQGPTCWKAYVDGAANQRDSGVGLVLISPKGITIEKSLRLDFSATNNKAEYEVLLEGMSMVEKLGEKSIDMFSDSRLVVGQVNGELEARDERMQEYLVQAKRLRTRFNYFSLMHVSRSRNTHANSLATLATSSVQCLPRVILVEDLHKPSVVKSKLMHVHSIWAGPSWMDPLILFLKEDILPKEKSEADKIRRKACRFWLFKDLKLYKRSFSGPYLLCVHPDATELILEELHEGICGSHTGGRSLSHRAITQGYWCLSM, from the exons atgtccagtcctaaAGCCGATGAGGTTTTATTCGCCTACATTGCTGTGGCCCCTCACGCAGTGAGCCTGGTGCTGATTCGGATGGACAACGACATACAATGGCCCGTCTACTACATGAGCAAATCGTTGCATAAGGCTGAGATCCGTTACCTCCCCCTGGAAAAGGCCATCCTGGCGATCATACGAGTCACGcgaaagctcccccactattttcaaGCGCACACAGTTGTCGTATTAACCCAACTCCCGCTTAGGTTAATACTCCAAAGTGCTGATTACACAGGGAGAATAGCTAAGTGGGGGACCATTTTTGGCGCCTTCGACATCAGGTACATGCCTCGCAACGCTGTGAAGGGCCAAGTCCTTGCGGATCTG CAAGGGCCCACCTGTTGGAAAGCATATGTTGACGGCGCAGCAAATCAAAGGGACTCTGGGGTGGGGCTTGTCTTGATTTCCCCCAAGGGGATTACCATCGAGAAATCACTAAGGCTAGATTTTTCGGCCACAAATAATAAGGCAGAATATGAGGTCTTGTTGGAAGGAATGTCTATGGTCGAGAAACTGGGCGAGAAATCCATAGAtatgttctcggactcaagacttgTTGTAGGACAAGTAAATGGGGAATTGGAGGCaagggatgaaagaatgcaagagtacctgGTCCAAGCTAAACGCTTGCGGACGCGTTTTAACTATTTTAGCCTAATGCATGTATCTAGGAGCAGAAACACCCATGCCAATTCTCTTGCCACGCTAGCCACCTCCTCGGTGCAATGCTTACCTCGAGTCATACTCGTGGAAGATCTACATAAGCCCTCGGTGGTCAAGTCCAAGTTGATGCATGTTCACAGCATCTGGGCagggcctagctggatggatcctttaatattatttttaaaggagGACATCTTACCCAAAGAGAAGAGCGAGGCTgacaagattagaagaaaggCTTGTCGATTCTGGCTGTTCAAGGACTTGAAATTGTATAAACGCTCATTTTCAGGACCGTACTTGCTATGTGTGCACCCTGATGCCACAGAGCTTATCTTGGAGGAGttgcatgaaggaatttgtgggagCCATACAGGGGGCAGATCCTTGTCCCATAGAGCCATAACCCAAGGTTATTGGTGCCTGAGCATGTAG